The Desulfonatronum sp. SC1 genome has a segment encoding these proteins:
- a CDS encoding Trm112 family protein: MALNKELLDILACPKCKADVTLTPAEDGLTCAPCRAVYPIKEEIPIMLIEEAIPLADWENGVRERGKGAH; this comes from the coding sequence ATGGCCCTGAACAAAGAACTGCTCGACATCCTGGCCTGCCCCAAGTGCAAGGCCGACGTCACCCTGACCCCAGCCGAGGACGGCCTGACCTGCGCACCCTGCCGGGCCGTCTATCCCATTAAGGAGGAAATCCCGATCATGCTCATCGAAGAGGCCATCCCGCTGGCGGACTGGGAAAACGGGGTCCGGGAACGGGGCAAGGGCGCTCACTGA
- a CDS encoding PAS domain-containing protein, which produces MKQTAFETNLRAAPASQEKDDFPPKAALRKSEAMPLECLEAAGIGSYVVDLAGDACNSSAVFNSLLGIPQQEKHHLEIWPSTIHPQWRKQVMRAHDDAMKKGERFDQEYKIIRQEDGRNIGCTTWEVLKAMIRAGRSG; this is translated from the coding sequence ATGAAACAGACTGCCTTCGAAACGAACCTCCGTGCTGCTCCCGCCAGCCAGGAGAAGGATGACTTCCCGCCCAAGGCAGCCTTACGAAAGAGCGAGGCAATGCCGCTTGAATGTCTGGAAGCCGCCGGGATAGGGAGCTATGTCGTAGATTTGGCCGGAGATGCCTGCAACAGCTCAGCCGTGTTCAACTCCCTTTTAGGCATCCCGCAACAGGAAAAACACCATCTGGAAATTTGGCCGTCCACCATTCATCCGCAATGGCGGAAACAGGTCATGCGTGCGCACGACGACGCCATGAAAAAAGGTGAGCGTTTTGACCAGGAATACAAAATCATCCGGCAAGAAGACGGCAGGAACATTGGGTGCACGACGTGGGAAGTTTTGAAAGCGATGATCAGGGCAGGCCGTTCAGGATGA
- a CDS encoding ATP-binding protein: MEQKQEKLQVQLLQAQKMEAVGVLTSGVAHNFNNILQTMVGTIELMRRSVPHEHPNADRLRTLANSVDRGAHLVRQLLQFSRKAETHKEWTNMNREIAHVVALLEHVIPRMISVELRLAEEIWTVNADRIQVEQVLLNLANNAVDAMPDGGRLIFTTQNVVVDDPHALGLAGVNLGPHVLLTVTDTGCGMDEETLRHLFDPFFTTKGNDKGTGLGLATAYGIITDHGGDVACFSEPGLVTTFQIHWPAVLDRGETRDVQEQVAPDYPHGDETILVVDDEPGIREVTGEALESLGYTVIAVKNGEEALIDYEKKKEAIRLVILDLGMPGMGGRPCLLELRRIDPEVKVLVSSGYHGAGLVDDILKNGAAGFIHKPYQLRDLAVRIRDVLDHGRQENGEVKQRILRLGS, from the coding sequence ATGGAACAGAAACAGGAAAAACTCCAAGTACAACTGCTTCAGGCGCAGAAGATGGAGGCCGTGGGCGTCCTGACGAGCGGCGTGGCCCATAATTTCAACAATATCCTGCAGACCATGGTCGGAACCATTGAACTTATGCGTCGAAGCGTTCCCCATGAACATCCCAACGCCGACCGTCTGCGGACACTCGCCAATTCCGTTGATCGCGGCGCTCATCTGGTCCGACAACTGCTGCAGTTCAGCCGCAAGGCAGAAACCCACAAGGAATGGACGAATATGAACCGGGAAATCGCCCATGTCGTGGCGCTGCTGGAACACGTCATCCCAAGGATGATCAGCGTGGAGTTGCGCCTTGCTGAAGAGATCTGGACCGTCAACGCCGATCGGATTCAGGTGGAGCAGGTGCTGCTCAACCTGGCGAACAATGCCGTGGACGCCATGCCGGACGGCGGCAGGCTGATCTTCACGACGCAAAATGTGGTGGTCGACGATCCGCATGCCCTCGGCCTTGCGGGTGTCAATCTCGGACCTCATGTTTTACTGACGGTCACGGACACGGGGTGCGGCATGGACGAAGAGACGCTGCGACACCTTTTCGACCCCTTTTTCACCACGAAAGGCAACGACAAGGGCACCGGCCTGGGGCTGGCCACGGCATACGGGATCATCACGGATCACGGCGGGGATGTCGCGTGTTTCAGCGAGCCTGGACTGGTGACCACGTTCCAGATCCACTGGCCGGCTGTGCTCGATCGCGGTGAAACTCGGGATGTACAGGAGCAGGTAGCCCCGGACTATCCGCACGGCGACGAAACCATCCTGGTGGTCGACGACGAGCCGGGCATTCGCGAAGTAACCGGCGAGGCTCTTGAATCGTTGGGTTATACCGTGATCGCCGTGAAAAACGGAGAGGAAGCCCTGATCGATTACGAAAAAAAGAAAGAAGCAATCCGGTTGGTCATTCTTGATCTGGGTATGCCCGGCATGGGAGGTAGACCCTGTTTGCTCGAATTGCGGCGCATCGATCCCGAGGTGAAGGTCCTCGTGTCCAGCGGATACCATGGAGCCGGCCTGGTTGATGACATCTTGAAAAACGGTGCGGCCGGATTCATCCACAAGCCCTACCAGCTTCGCGACCTGGCCGTCCGGATTCGAGACGTGCTGGACCATGGACGGCAAGAGAACGGGGAGGTGAAGCAGAGGATATTGCGTTTAGGGTCATAA
- a CDS encoding PAS domain S-box protein: protein MAGVIITVHDLTHLMIARDQLAESEARFRNLLANVPNVAVQGYRMDGTTFYWNQASEQIYGYSYEEVVGRNLLDLIIPPEMREKVKTAMQHMAQTGEPIPASELWLMHKDGSSVPVYSSHAIIKKDSALPELFCIDIDLTERLLAEKAVLNQKSYLRAILDTTRDGFCIVDLQGNLVDVNEAYCHMSGHTREELLRLHIKDLDIEETPAEIAERLARILTNGCELFEVRHRKSDGTLFNIEISSTFLNENGGQIVSFLRDITERKKAETALTQAREIAEAANRAKSDFLAKISHEVRTPLNGIVGFANLLVDTSLDAEQRECVTHITASSEKMLNLLNTLLDFSKIEAGKIELRDEPFSPRWTVEEAVNLMIPVARQKNLALKWNVAEDVPDVLRGDMDRLRQILLNLVGNAVKFTDQGTVDLSCGLELIEGPGALLRFTVKDTGIGIPADQIDALFSPYVRGKNVNTRYSGTGLGLAISKELVELMGGEIRVQSTEGEGSTFWFTAWFKKDLEPKEDAA from the coding sequence ATGGCCGGGGTGATCATCACGGTACATGACCTCACCCACCTGATGATCGCCCGTGATCAGCTCGCGGAAAGCGAAGCCCGCTTTCGCAACCTCCTCGCGAACGTCCCCAACGTGGCCGTCCAAGGGTATCGGATGGACGGCACGACTTTTTACTGGAACCAGGCTTCGGAACAAATCTACGGCTACTCCTACGAGGAAGTCGTGGGCCGCAATCTCCTGGACCTGATCATTCCTCCGGAAATGCGGGAGAAGGTCAAAACGGCGATGCAACACATGGCCCAAACCGGCGAGCCCATCCCCGCGTCCGAATTGTGGCTGATGCACAAGGACGGCTCCTCGGTCCCCGTTTATTCCAGCCACGCGATCATCAAGAAGGATAGCGCCCTGCCGGAATTGTTCTGCATTGACATCGACCTCACCGAAAGATTGCTGGCCGAGAAGGCGGTGCTCAACCAAAAATCCTACCTGAGAGCAATACTCGATACGACACGAGACGGGTTCTGTATTGTCGACTTGCAGGGCAATCTCGTCGATGTCAACGAGGCGTACTGTCATATGTCTGGGCACACCAGGGAAGAGCTGCTGCGCCTGCACATCAAAGACCTGGATATTGAGGAAACGCCGGCTGAAATCGCGGAAAGACTTGCACGCATCCTCACCAATGGTTGCGAGCTGTTCGAGGTCCGGCATCGCAAGAGCGACGGAACACTTTTCAACATCGAAATCTCCTCGACGTTTCTGAATGAAAATGGGGGGCAGATCGTCAGCTTTTTGCGGGACATCACGGAGCGAAAGAAGGCCGAAACAGCGTTGACCCAAGCCAGGGAAATCGCGGAAGCGGCCAATCGGGCCAAAAGCGACTTCCTGGCCAAGATCAGCCATGAAGTCCGGACGCCTTTGAACGGGATCGTCGGTTTTGCCAACCTTCTCGTGGACACCTCTCTTGATGCGGAACAGCGCGAATGCGTCACGCATATTACCGCGAGTTCGGAAAAAATGCTCAACCTGCTCAACACATTGCTCGACTTTTCGAAGATCGAGGCCGGCAAGATCGAACTACGGGATGAACCCTTCTCGCCCCGCTGGACCGTGGAGGAGGCGGTGAACCTGATGATCCCCGTGGCCCGACAAAAAAACCTTGCCCTGAAATGGAACGTTGCGGAAGATGTGCCGGATGTTCTCCGGGGAGACATGGACAGGTTGCGACAAATTCTGCTGAACCTTGTCGGCAACGCCGTCAAGTTTACGGACCAGGGCACAGTGGACCTGTCCTGTGGACTGGAGTTGATTGAAGGCCCAGGAGCCCTGCTGCGTTTCACGGTCAAGGATACGGGGATCGGCATTCCGGCGGACCAGATTGATGCGCTGTTCTCCCCATACGTTCGCGGAAAAAACGTGAACACCCGTTATTCCGGCACCGGGCTGGGGCTGGCCATCTCCAAGGAACTGGTGGAATTGATGGGAGGCGAAATCCGGGTGCAAAGCACCGAAGGCGAAGGCTCGACGTTCTGGTTCACGGCGTGGTTCAAGAAGGATTTGGAGCCAAAGGAGGATGCCGCGTAA
- a CDS encoding metallophosphoesterase codes for MSTFPFWIGFGDIHEQTGNLRLIPNLAEAAGILVSGDLTNRGKKPAAERILEQIRKINPRIYAQIGNMDYPEVEDFLNAQGVNIHARGLDLGHGIGLMGVGYSNPTPFGTPGEVTDDQLAVWLAQAHEPVKDLPHLLLVAHNPPFDTAADKVGGKTSVGSRAVRAFIEKVQPEVCLTGHIHEARAEDRIGKTQVINPGPLSGGGYALIRLTETGLRGELRMIGQRSS; via the coding sequence GTGAGCACATTCCCTTTTTGGATCGGATTCGGCGACATTCATGAACAGACCGGCAACCTTCGTCTGATTCCGAACCTGGCCGAGGCCGCGGGGATCCTGGTCAGCGGGGACCTGACCAACCGGGGCAAGAAGCCCGCGGCGGAGCGCATTCTGGAGCAGATTCGGAAAATCAACCCCAGGATCTACGCCCAGATCGGCAACATGGATTATCCGGAAGTGGAGGATTTTCTCAACGCCCAGGGCGTGAACATCCATGCACGGGGCCTGGACCTGGGTCATGGAATCGGGCTGATGGGCGTGGGCTACTCCAACCCCACGCCTTTTGGCACGCCGGGGGAAGTCACGGACGACCAGCTGGCCGTCTGGCTGGCCCAGGCCCACGAGCCGGTCAAGGATCTGCCGCACCTGTTGCTGGTGGCCCATAACCCGCCCTTCGACACCGCAGCGGACAAGGTCGGCGGCAAGACCTCCGTGGGCAGCCGGGCCGTCCGGGCCTTCATCGAGAAGGTCCAGCCGGAGGTCTGCCTGACCGGACACATCCACGAAGCCCGGGCCGAGGACCGCATCGGCAAGACCCAGGTGATCAACCCGGGCCCCTTGTCCGGAGGCGGCTACGCCCTGATCCGGCTGACCGAGACCGGACTGCGCGGCGAGTTGCGGATGATCGGCCAAAGGTCCTCATAG